The nucleotide window GCAGGTCGTCGGGGAGCTCTCGACGGAGCTCGAGGCGGGCGAACCGCCCGACGAGCAGTTCTGGACCGCGGCCGTCGGCCCCGAGGAGACCGCCGACCTCCTCCTCGAACGGCTCGCCGCGGCCGACGACCGCGTCGCCATGATCGCCTCGGCGCCCGCGTCGGGGCTCGACCTCGGCGACATCGGCGAGTCGGTGATGGAGGAACTCGAGGCCGCGCTCGACCGCGGCGTCGACGTGTCGGTGCTGATGGAGCAGGACCTTCCCGCACGCCTCCCGGAGAGCGTCGGGCGCCAGTACGCCGAACGGGTGGCCGCCCACCCCAACTTCGAGGTTCGGACCGCCGAGGGCGTCCGCGGGACGTTCACCCTCGTCGACGACGCCGAGGTCTGTCTCGAGGTCCCGAGCCCGGTCGACCCGGAGAAGTCGTTCGCGATGATCGACCTGAAGGACCCCGAGTTCGCGGGCGACGCCCGCGAGCGGTTCCAGAGTCGCTGGGCCGAGGCTGAGCCGTTGCGCCTCTAGGCGGTACGGGACGAGAAGAGTGTGGC belongs to Halorarum halophilum and includes:
- a CDS encoding TrmB family transcriptional regulator, producing the protein MATLRDLGLSEYEARAYRALLDAGPATAKELSDASGVPMGRVYDVLNSLERHRLARSQAASRPKKYVAVEPDAALDRLLEEKKRELDETAKQYEQVVGELSTELEAGEPPDEQFWTAAVGPEETADLLLERLAAADDRVAMIASAPASGLDLGDIGESVMEELEAALDRGVDVSVLMEQDLPARLPESVGRQYAERVAAHPNFEVRTAEGVRGTFTLVDDAEVCLEVPSPVDPEKSFAMIDLKDPEFAGDARERFQSRWAEAEPLRL